In Minwuia thermotolerans, the following proteins share a genomic window:
- a CDS encoding phage protein Gp27 family protein, translating to MPPRHQIDRLPSDVRQTIKRWLADENRSVDDFTTFLAELLAPHEISVSRSSAHRFMVNHERTASRLRQAREMTEALAKELPDAAMQGKQGRLLVEMARTFVFDLLAQVDQEGGVLDPKSIANIGKGLAELARAARLDQDFETKVEEARRKEREASADKAEAAARNAGLSADTVKGIRHAILGIAA from the coding sequence ATGCCCCCGCGCCACCAGATCGATCGCCTGCCGTCCGACGTCCGTCAGACCATCAAGCGCTGGCTGGCGGACGAGAACCGCTCGGTCGACGACTTTACCACCTTCCTGGCCGAGCTGCTGGCGCCGCACGAGATCAGCGTCTCGCGCTCCTCGGCGCACCGCTTCATGGTCAATCACGAGCGCACCGCGTCGCGGCTGCGCCAGGCGCGGGAGATGACCGAGGCGCTGGCGAAGGAGCTGCCGGACGCGGCCATGCAGGGCAAGCAAGGCCGCCTCCTGGTGGAGATGGCCAGGACCTTCGTCTTCGACCTGCTGGCCCAGGTGGACCAGGAAGGCGGCGTCCTGGATCCGAAGTCGATCGCCAATATCGGCAAGGGGCTGGCCGAGCTGGCGCGCGCCGCGCGCCTGGACCAGGACTTCGAGACCAAGGTCGAGGAAGCCCGCCGCAAGGAGCGCGAGGCGAGCGCCGACAAGGCCGAGGCCGCCGCCCGCAATGCGGGCCTCTCGGCCGACACGGTCAAGGGCATCCGCCACGCCATCCTGGGCATCGCCGCATGA